The Alkalinema sp. FACHB-956 genome segment ACAATGTCCGACGATAGGCATCTGCTGCCTTCCGAATCGCATCGGCTTGGGTGGGATAGGGGTGAATGACACTCGCTAGTTTTCCTAAACCGATTTTCCCTACCATTGCCGTAGTAATTTCACTAATCATTTCACCGGCATGGCTGGACACGATCGTCGCTCCTAAAATTTCATCACTTCCTTGACGCAGGAGGATTTTCACAAATCCTTCGGTTTCGCCATCCGTCAGCGCCCGATCGACGCTATCCATGGGAATCATAATGGTGGTTGTGGGTTGTTGAGTCTCCTGTTCGTACAGTCCGACATGGGCAATTTCTGGGCTGGTGTAGGTCACCCAAGGCATGGTGAGATCGCTGAGTTTGGATTTACTCAGTCCAAAGGGTGAAAAGAAGGCATTTTTAATCACAATGCGGGCAGCAAAATCAGCGGCATGGGTAAATTTCCAGTCCATGCAACAGTCCCCCGCTGCGTAAATATGGGGCTGGCTGGTTTGCAAATAGTCGTTGACGGTAATGCCTTTGCGAGGATGGTAGTCAATGCCGATCGCGTCTAAATTCAAACTGTCTACATTGGGTTGCCGCCCCGTGCCAATCAAAATTTCATCTACGATGAGGGTTTGATTCCCTTGGGGTGTTTTGATTGTCAGTGTTTTCCCATCGGCTGTGGTTTCCACGCTTTGCAGCTCGGCATTGAGATGGAACGCTAAATTTTCGACTTGGAATTGATTTTGGACGATCGCGGCGGCATCGGGGTCTTCTTTATCCAGGAGATGATCGTTTTTATGGATCAGTGTGACCTCAGACCCGAGACGATGGAATGCCTGGGCCAATTCACACCCGATCGGTCCGCCCCCAATCACCGCCAGCCGTTTGGGACATTCGGTTAAGGAAAAAACGGTTTCATTGGTTAGATAGCCTGCTGCGTCTAACCCCGGTATATCGGGTCGCACCGCACGGGCACCGGACGCGATCGCCGCTTTTTTGAAGGTGAGGCTTTGATCGTTAACGGCAATGCTATGGCGATCGACAAATTTTGCTTCACCGAAAAATACGTCAACCCCTAAATCCTGAAATCGCTGGGCGGAATCGTGATGGCTAATGCCCGATCGCACTTGCCGCATCCGCTCCATCACTCTTCCAAAGTCAATCTGCGTTGCTTCAGCGGTCACACCCAACTGAGAAGATGCTTGGGCTTCATAGGCGGCACGGGCCGATCTAATCAAACACTTCGAGGGGACACAACCCACATTCAGGCAATCCCCGCCCATGTATTCCCGCTCAATCAGCGCAATTTTTAAGCCAATGCCTAAGCCCGCACTGCCAGCCGAAATCACTAATCCGGCTGTTCCCGCCCCAATGACCACGAGATCGTATTCTGTTTTGGGTGTGGGATTCACCCAATCCGGTGGATGAACTTGTTGGATTAAGTGTTGATTATAACGATCGAGGGGATTCATAGGAGGATGCGGTAATGCTTTAGTTAAGGGGAAATTTAGCAATGCGAGTGATGCTGACACAGTGCCATCAGCAAGGCTTGGGGGGCCGGGGTGGTTGAATCTAGCTGTTCGGGGTATTGTTTCATGCGCAAAACCATTTGATTTTTAAACCTTTTTAGTCAACTTTTTAGTTAACTAGTAGCAGTTGATTGATAGAACCCTAGGGTACAATACACGGCATGGTTTTAGCACAGAAATTAGAGTGGTTGCTAGCATGCTGAAGATTTTTTTAAGTGGTTTGTTCAATCGAAAACTTGCACCCACTGCCTTCAGAGTGGCTTTGATTGTTGGGACGATGCTATTGTTAATCAACCATGGGAATGCCCTAATTAAAGGACAGATGACTCGAGATCGTTGGCTTTCGGCAATTTTGACCTACTGTGTTCCCTATATGGTGAATGTTCATGGACAATTTGTGAGTGCATCCCGGAAATAAGGCTCTAAAGATTCAATGATTTAAGCATATTCGCGTAATACATAACCAACTCCTCGAACGGTATGTAATAAACGTTTGGGATTGTTAGCTTCTAACTTAATCCGCAAGGCTCGAATATAAACATCAATAATATTAGATTCTCCCATAAAGTCATAGCCCCACACTGTCTCAAGAATTTGATCGCGAGTGATGACCTGCCGAGAATGGCGAAGCATAAATTCCAATAAATCAAATTCCTTGGCGGTTAATTCAATGAGCTGACGGTTGCGATAAACTTCGCGGGTGAGTCGATTGAGTGTCAAGTCTTCAAAGACTAACATTTCTGTTTCTGCTGGATGGTTGCGGCGTAGGCGCGCTTTGACCCTGGCTAGCAATTCCTCAATGCTAAAGGGTTTAGTGACATAATCATCAGCTCCTGCATTGAGACCCATCACTCGATCGGGGATTTCATCCTTCGCGGTCAACATCACGATCGGTACCTGGATTCCAGTGTTTCGGAGTCGTAAGCAGACATCTAAACCGGAAATTCCCGGCAACATCCAGTCGAGAATGACTAAGTCGGGTTTGGCCTCTCGGGCGATCGCCAATCCCTCTATTCCGTTGGTAGCAACGGTTACCTGATAGCCTTCTAGACCCAATTCAATTTGGATGAATTCGGCTAATTTTGGATCATCTTCAACGACGAGAATGTGTTCATTCATCGGGAACCTCCGAGAGACCCTACACTCAGCGAAGCGGTGTAGGGAGGGATAGGAGCGGCGCAGTAGCGCCAATCTCTTAGACGTCTCACAGAATAAGCGCTATAATGTGAGGCATGACACAGAAAGCCTTCAAGTATCGCTTTTATCCCACGCCTGAGCAAGAAACCTTGCTGAGACGCACGATGGGCTGTACTCGTTTGGTCTATAACCGCGCTTTGGCAATCAGGACTGAGGCTTGGTATAGCGAAAAGAAACGAGTCGGTTACAGCGATACTTCGGCAATGTTGACCGAGTGGAAAAAACAAGATGACCTCCAGTTTTTGAATGAGGTTAGCTGTGTCCCGTTGCAACAGGGATTGAGACATCTTCAGAAAGCGTTTAGCAACTTCTTTGAAGGACGGGCAAAATACCCCACCTTTAAAAAGAAACGAAACGGTGGGAGTGCAGAGTTTACGAAGTCTGCGTTCAAGTGGAAAGACGGGCAAGTTTACCTTGCTAAGTGTTCTGAACCCTTGGCTATCCGTTGGAGTCGAGAACTCCCTGAAGGCGCAATTCCATCGACGATTACGGTGAAGCTTTCGCCTGCCGGACGATGGACAGTTGCTCTGTTGGTGGATGTTGAAATCGAACCATTGCCCCAATCCTCGAATCAAATCGGGATTGATTTGGGAGTAACTAGTTTGGTTGCTCTGAGCAATGGAGAGAAGATTGCCAATCCCAAAGGCTTCAATGCGAAACGTCGAAAGCTTAAAAAAGCCCAGAAAGCGTTGGCACGGAAGCAAAAAGGGTCGCGCAATCGCCATAAGGCACGTCTGAAAGTCGCTAAAGTGCATCAAGAAATTAGCGATGCACGAAAGGACTTCCTTCACAAGCTGACAACTCGATTGGTACGCGAAAACCAAACGATTGCGGTCGAGGATTTGGCGGTGAAGAACATGATTAAGAACCGGAAACTCGCACTTTCGATCAGCGATGCAAGCTGGGGAGAGTTGGTCAGGCAGCTTGAATACAAGT includes the following:
- a CDS encoding mercuric reductase, encoding MNPLDRYNQHLIQQVHPPDWVNPTPKTEYDLVVIGAGTAGLVISAGSAGLGIGLKIALIEREYMGGDCLNVGCVPSKCLIRSARAAYEAQASSQLGVTAEATQIDFGRVMERMRQVRSGISHHDSAQRFQDLGVDVFFGEAKFVDRHSIAVNDQSLTFKKAAIASGARAVRPDIPGLDAAGYLTNETVFSLTECPKRLAVIGGGPIGCELAQAFHRLGSEVTLIHKNDHLLDKEDPDAAAIVQNQFQVENLAFHLNAELQSVETTADGKTLTIKTPQGNQTLIVDEILIGTGRQPNVDSLNLDAIGIDYHPRKGITVNDYLQTSQPHIYAAGDCCMDWKFTHAADFAARIVIKNAFFSPFGLSKSKLSDLTMPWVTYTSPEIAHVGLYEQETQQPTTTIMIPMDSVDRALTDGETEGFVKILLRQGSDEILGATIVSSHAGEMISEITTAMVGKIGLGKLASVIHPYPTQADAIRKAADAYRRTLLTDRARSLLKVLTKFS
- the nrtS gene encoding nitrate/nitrite transporter NrtS; translation: MLKIFLSGLFNRKLAPTAFRVALIVGTMLLLINHGNALIKGQMTRDRWLSAILTYCVPYMVNVHGQFVSASRK
- a CDS encoding response regulator transcription factor, translating into MNEHILVVEDDPKLAEFIQIELGLEGYQVTVATNGIEGLAIAREAKPDLVILDWMLPGISGLDVCLRLRNTGIQVPIVMLTAKDEIPDRVMGLNAGADDYVTKPFSIEELLARVKARLRRNHPAETEMLVFEDLTLNRLTREVYRNRQLIELTAKEFDLLEFMLRHSRQVITRDQILETVWGYDFMGESNIIDVYIRALRIKLEANNPKRLLHTVRGVGYVLREYA
- a CDS encoding RNA-guided endonuclease TnpB family protein, producing the protein MTQKAFKYRFYPTPEQETLLRRTMGCTRLVYNRALAIRTEAWYSEKKRVGYSDTSAMLTEWKKQDDLQFLNEVSCVPLQQGLRHLQKAFSNFFEGRAKYPTFKKKRNGGSAEFTKSAFKWKDGQVYLAKCSEPLAIRWSRELPEGAIPSTITVKLSPAGRWTVALLVDVEIEPLPQSSNQIGIDLGVTSLVALSNGEKIANPKGFNAKRRKLKKAQKALARKQKGSRNRHKARLKVAKVHQEISDARKDFLHKLTTRLVRENQTIAVEDLAVKNMIKNRKLALSISDASWGELVRQLEYKCDWYGRTLVKIDRWFPSSKRCGNCGHIVETLPLNIREWDCPNCGTHHDRDINAANNILAAGLAVKVCGANVRPERHKSDGGCYEAERSKK